A stretch of the Tannerella serpentiformis genome encodes the following:
- a CDS encoding tetratricopeptide repeat protein gives MTLQELTNTYKNLVRRIDNGQMKEAFDLLTHFITVTGQHAFTSRVEELQNTYKYMLHYYVEGSNDPTRHRIRADIRRRAYELADAVRHAAFGDISPATYYSVRRSVRYAGIGITSILRQVALYAEAGDREHGEPAANRLFDALWTTEFIDADTASAIREALCSHSFPTDVKTLLVSALLLGLQASFDREKMRLLFDAAALSEADTVNVSLQALVAICLTLYTYSTRLDLYPEVQERLEMLAEMPDFRRRLSSVIVRFILTRETEKVAHRLKDEILPEIMKLTTQGGKGPTTDFLKEIAGEEMNPEWMERMVGRSDKLSAWMREYGELQEEGIDMLHTTFGPLKRFPFFHETGNWFLPFTPRHTALRDHNGDSFADGILSLAAFMCDSDKYSFCFSILHLPDAQRRALGEQLRGDFSQLREQEAAELGDRGKHEERLIGLYIRNLYRFYKLHPGRGDFDDIFERGLDFHRLPILRPYLSDAETLLRIAEVYLRKGYPDDARPIYEELLQRGEGDSEMLHQKLGYCLQSIGDVDGALREYLRAELINPDSKWLLRRIAACYRALKQPARALEFLLRHERLEPDNLSVLLHIGHCYLEQKMYDEALKYYFKVDYLDPTNAKGGRGVAWCSFVLGKYDQARASYRKLIAEQPQPEDYLNAGHTEWASGHVKEAYAYYLQAAAGKDFGFFANLFDADRSALLRAGIDLEEIALMRDEMQFVLPEEEM, from the coding sequence ATGACTCTCCAAGAGCTTACCAACACCTATAAAAATCTCGTCAGGCGAATCGACAACGGCCAGATGAAAGAGGCTTTCGACCTGCTCACTCATTTCATCACGGTCACCGGCCAACACGCCTTCACCTCCCGAGTCGAGGAGCTACAGAACACGTATAAATATATGTTGCACTACTACGTCGAAGGCTCCAACGACCCGACGCGTCACCGCATCCGTGCCGACATTCGTCGCCGCGCCTATGAGCTGGCCGACGCCGTCCGTCACGCAGCTTTTGGCGACATCTCGCCCGCTACTTATTACTCCGTCCGTCGCTCCGTCCGTTATGCAGGCATTGGCATCACGTCCATCCTGCGGCAGGTGGCGCTTTACGCCGAGGCCGGCGACCGTGAGCACGGCGAGCCCGCGGCCAATCGTCTCTTCGATGCGCTCTGGACAACTGAATTTATCGACGCCGACACCGCGTCTGCTATACGTGAAGCACTGTGCAGTCACTCGTTTCCCACCGACGTGAAGACGCTTCTCGTCTCTGCCCTCCTGCTCGGCTTGCAAGCGTCGTTCGATCGAGAGAAGATGCGCTTACTCTTTGACGCCGCCGCACTCTCTGAGGCCGACACGGTCAACGTCAGTCTGCAAGCGCTCGTGGCCATCTGCCTCACGCTCTACACGTACAGCACGCGCCTCGACCTCTATCCCGAGGTGCAGGAGCGACTCGAGATGCTGGCCGAGATGCCCGACTTCCGCCGCCGACTCTCCTCCGTCATCGTCCGCTTCATCCTCACCCGCGAAACGGAGAAGGTGGCCCATCGACTCAAAGACGAGATCCTGCCCGAGATCATGAAGCTGACCACACAAGGCGGCAAGGGTCCTACGACGGACTTCCTCAAGGAGATTGCCGGCGAGGAGATGAACCCCGAATGGATGGAGCGCATGGTTGGGCGGAGCGACAAGCTGTCAGCCTGGATGCGTGAATATGGCGAGTTGCAAGAGGAGGGTATCGACATGCTTCACACCACCTTCGGACCGCTCAAGCGCTTCCCCTTCTTCCACGAGACGGGCAACTGGTTCCTGCCTTTCACCCCTCGCCACACGGCCCTCCGCGACCACAACGGAGACAGCTTTGCCGACGGCATACTGAGCTTGGCCGCCTTTATGTGCGACTCTGACAAGTATTCCTTCTGCTTCAGCATACTTCACCTGCCCGACGCACAACGGCGCGCACTGGGCGAACAGCTCCGTGGCGACTTCTCCCAACTCCGAGAGCAGGAAGCCGCCGAACTGGGCGATCGCGGGAAGCACGAGGAGCGACTCATCGGCCTCTACATCCGTAACCTCTACCGTTTCTATAAGCTCCATCCCGGCCGTGGCGACTTCGACGACATCTTCGAGCGCGGCCTCGACTTCCACCGCCTCCCCATCCTTCGGCCCTATCTCAGCGACGCCGAGACGCTCCTCCGCATCGCCGAGGTCTACCTCCGCAAGGGATACCCCGACGACGCCCGACCTATCTACGAGGAGTTGCTTCAGCGAGGCGAGGGCGACAGCGAGATGCTCCACCAGAAGCTCGGCTACTGTCTCCAGTCGATCGGCGACGTGGATGGCGCCCTGCGCGAATACCTCCGCGCCGAGCTGATCAATCCCGACAGCAAATGGCTCCTCCGACGTATCGCTGCCTGCTATCGCGCCCTCAAGCAGCCCGCCCGTGCCCTCGAGTTCCTGCTCCGCCACGAGCGGCTGGAGCCTGACAACCTGTCCGTACTGCTCCACATCGGCCACTGCTACCTGGAGCAGAAGATGTACGACGAGGCGCTGAAATACTATTTCAAGGTCGACTACCTCGACCCGACCAACGCCAAGGGAGGGCGCGGTGTGGCTTGGTGCTCATTCGTTCTTGGCAAGTACGATCAGGCGCGCGCCAGCTATCGCAAGCTCATCGCCGAGCAGCCGCAGCCGGAGGACTATCTCAATGCCGGCCATACCGAGTGGGCTTCGGGCCACGTCAAGGAGGCCTACGCCTACTACTTGCAAGCCGCCGCAGGTAAGGACTTCGGCTTCTTCGCCAACCTCTTCGACGCCGATCGATCCGCATTGCTCCGCGCCGGTATAGACCTCGAGGAGATCGCCCTCATGCGCGATGAGATGCAGTTCGTCCTTCCTGAGGAAGAGATGTAA